GCGTCAGGTGCTGCTGTTCAACGCTCGCCCTCTGCGGCTCTACCTGCTTGAGATTACCGGCCTCATCTTCGGCCTCCTGACGCTGGTCGGCCTTATCGCCATCATCGTCCGGAGGGTGACAGCCATTCGCGTCAAGGTTGTAACAACCTGGACCGACTGGGTGCTCTACGGCTTGCTCTTGGTGCAGGTGGTGAGCGGCATCGGCGTCGCGGTGATTCACGGCTGGGGATCGTCCTGGTTCGCTGCAGCGATGACGCCCTATCTCTGGTCGCTGGTAATGTTGCAGCCTCAGACCGCTTATGTCACTGCGCTGCCCTTTCTGGTGAAACTGCACCTTACCTGCGCCTGGCTCTTGATCGGGTTCTTCCCCTTCACGAGGTTGGTTCACGTTCTGGTTGTCCCGAACCCCTATCTCTGGCGGCGGACGCAGGTGGTGCGGTGGTATAGAAAGTGAGCAAACAAGCAAGTGAAAGCGTAAT
This DNA window, taken from Calditrichota bacterium, encodes the following:
- a CDS encoding respiratory nitrate reductase subunit gamma; the protein is RQVLLFNARPLRLYLLEITGLIFGLLTLVGLIAIIVRRVTAIRVKVVTTWTDWVLYGLLLVQVVSGIGVAVIHGWGSSWFAAAMTPYLWSLVMLQPQTAYVTALPFLVKLHLTCAWLLIGFFPFTRLVHVLVVPNPYLWRRTQVVRWYRK